Below is a window of Clostridiales bacterium DNA.
GCCGCGGGACCGGTCCGACAAGCCCCTGGAGCCCCAGGAAATGGCGTCGATCCGGGTGGACACCTTTGGCCAGGTGTATCCCTTTGACCAGATGTGACGAACCGAGAACCAGCGCGGAAGGGGGCAAGCCCTTTCCGCGCTTTTCAGTACAGGCAGGAGCGTGAAAACCATGGAGAAGCGGAAGTATACAGTGACGGTGGCGGGAAAGCCCTATACGCTGGTGTCGTCCGACGGCCCGGAGTATGTGCGCCGCATCGCGGAGTATGTGGACCGGCAGCTGCGGGAGACCGCGGCGGTCACGAACCTGCCCTCCGGGCAGACCGCCGTGCTGGCCTGCTTTAACCTGGCGGAAGAGCTGATGAAGGCCCAGGACGAAAACCGCGCCCTGCGCCGGCAGATGGAAAAGCAGCAGGAGAAATAAGCGTATGGAAAATCTGGCTCCCGCGGGAAGCCGGGCGGCGCTGGAAAGGGCGGCGGCCGCCGGGGCGGACGCGGTCTATCTGGGGTATGCCGCCTTCAGCGCCCGGGCGGGCGCCGGCAACTTCGACCGGGAAGCGCTGACCGATGCGGTCCGCTATGCCCATGCGCGCCATATCCGGGTTCATGTGACGCTGAATACCCTGGTGAAGGACGGGGAGCTCGCGGAGGTGGCGGAGGTCATCCGCCTGCTGCGCGAGGTGAAGGCGGACGCGGTGCTCGTACAGGATATGGGTATCCTGCGCATGATCCGGCGGATGTGCCCGGATCTCACCGTGCACGCGAGCACGCAGATGGCCATCCATAACCGGACAGGCGTGGAATGGTGCGCCCGGCAGGGAATCCGCCGCGCTGTGCTGGCGCGGGAGTGCTCCCTGGCGGAAATCCGGAAGTGCGCGGAAGCCGGGATTGAGATTGAGGTATTCGGCCATGGGGCGCAGTGCGTCGCCGTCAGCGGCCTGTGCCTGATGAGCGCCATGGCGGGGGAGCGGAGCGGCAACCGGGGACGGTGCGCCCAGCCCTGCCGCGGTGAATATGTGTACCGCGGAAAGCGCGGCGCGTGGCTGAGCCCGCGCGACGTGTGCCTGCGGGATGACCTGGAAAAGCTGGAGGCCGCCGGGGCGGTCTCCCTGAAGATTGAAGGCCGGCTGAAGCGCCCGGAGTATGCCGCGGTGGTTGCCGGCTCCTACCGCCGGGGGCTGGACAGCCTGGCGGCGGGGAACTTCCGCCCCGCGGGTTCCGCGGAGCGGGAAGGCCTGCTGCAGATTTACAACCGCGGCGGGTTCATGCGCGGGTATGCCTTCGGCTGCGAAGATGCCGGGGTGATCGACCCGTCCTCTCCCCGCCACAGCGGCGTGGAGATCGGCGTGGTGGAGCAGGCGGACAAACGCTTTGCCCGCATCCGCCTCACAAAGGACCTGCATGACGGGGACCAGCTGGCCGTCCGCCGGGAAACGACCGGGCCGGACATGATTTATTCCGGGAAGGATACGCCGGCCGGCGGTACGGCGTCGCTGCGCCTGCGGGAGGACGTTTCCGCCCGGGCCGGGGACCGGGTGGTCCGCCTGACGGACGCGGTGCAGATGCGCGAAGCGGCCGGCATTCCGGAACGCCGTTTCACGGCGGACCTGTTCCTGCGGGCCGTGCCCGGGGAACCGCTTTCGCTGACGGCGACAGACGGGGAAGTGTTTGTGACCGTATCCGGGGAACCGGTGCAGGCGGCGCGCACCCGTGCGGCGGAAGCCGCGGAGCTGGAACGCAGCCTGCGCAAAACCGGGGAAACGATGTTTGACCCCGGCCGGATTGAGATTGAAACGGAAGGCGCGTTTGTGCCGGTGTCGGAAATCAACCGCGTCCGGCGCGAGGCGCTTGCGGCGCTGGAGGAAAAGCGGGCGGAAGCGTTCGCCCCGGACACCGGCGCAGCCGGGGAGATCCCGGCGGTTAACCTCCCGGGGCGGGAGATCCCGCCGATGGTCACCGTTCGGACGGATGCCCAGGCGGAAGCCGCCGCGGCGCGCGGATTCCGGGTGATCCGGTATCCGGAGGACTGGAGGCGTGAAGCGCTGGAAGCCCTGCTGGACGGAATGGCGCCCGGCGAATGGCTGCGCCTGCCGGATGTGTGCGAACAGAATACGCTGGAGATGATCCATGCTGTTGTGGAACAGTACCGCGGAAAGCTGGGCGGCGTTGTGCTGGGCACGGTGGGCCAGCTGGGCATGGATTGGCCGGTGCCGTACGGCGCGGGCAGCGGTATCCCGGTGATGAACCGCCAGGCGGCGGCGCTGCTGCTGGAGGAAGGGTGCGAATTCGTCACGGCCTCCCCGGAGCTTACGGGGAAGGAACTGGCGGTGCTGTGCGCCGGGAATGCGCCGATTGCGGTGAACGTATACGGCCGGACGCAGCTGATGCTGCTGCACCACTGCCCGGCGCGGACGTACCTGGGCCTGGACCGGGGGCATCGGGACTGCCGGATGTGCGATACCCGCAGCGCGGACGCGCTGGCCGGCACGTCGCTGGAGGACCGCCTGGGCCACAGCTTCCCGCTGCTGCGCCTGCTGCTGCCGGAAGGGTGCCTGGTACGGCTGCTGAATATGCTGCCGGCGGAGAATACCGACCGGCGGGAGGTTCACTTCCGCTGCGCGGAGCTGACGGATGAAACCCCGGAGGAAGCGGGGCGCGTACTGGACGCCTTTGCGGAATACCGGAAAACCGGAATGAAATCCACCGCGGGCCATTGGGCCCGGCCGGTGGAATAACGGAGAGGAAATATGATTGCTGAAAGAACCATGCGGGTGCTGGAGTTTACCCGGATCCGCGAAATCCTGGCGGAGGGTGCACTGACGGAAAGCGGCGCGGAGCTGTGCCGCGCCCTCGTGCCGTATGACGAACTGCCGCAGGCGGAAAACGCCCTGGCGGAAACCGAAGAGGCCGCGGTGGTGCTGCAATACGTCGGCGGCCACCCGATGGCGCCGTTCCCGGATATCCGCCCGGCACTGTCCGTGTGCGCGAAGGGCGGAACGCTGTCCGCCGGTATGCTGCTGAGCGTAGCGGAAACGCTGCGGGCTTCCCGCACCGCGCGGGACGCGCTGGTGACTGACCGGGAGAATACCCCCATCCTGAAGCAGAAAGCCGAGGGGCTGTTCATCGCGCGCAACCTGGAAAAGGATATTACGGACGCGATCCTGTCCGAGGATGAGATCGCGGACCGCGCGAGCTCCGAGCTGATGAATATCCGCCGCCACCTGCGCGGCGCCCAGGACCGGATCAAGGACAAGCTGAACCAGATGATCCGCTCCGCCGCGATGCAGAAATACCTGCAGGATCCGATCATCACCATGCGGGGCGACCGGTATGTACTGCCGGTGAAGGCGGAATACCGGGCGAACGTGCCCGGCCTGGTACACGACCAGTCGTCCTCCGGGGCCACGGTGTTTGTGGAACCCATGGCTGCGGTGGAAATGGGCAACGAGCTGAAGCAGTGGGAGCTGAAGGAACAGCAGGAAATCGCGCGGATCCTGGCGGCGCTGAGCGCGCAGGTCGCGCCCTATGCTGATTCGCTGGCGGAAACCGTATCGCTGCTGTCCGAGCTGGACTTCATTTTCGCCAAAGGCCTGCTGAGCCGCCGGTGGATGTGTGTTTCCCCGAAGATGAACAGCCGGGGCTACCTGCACATCGTGCGCGGACGCCATCCGCTGATCGATCCGGAAAAGGTGGTGCCGGAGACCCTTTGGTTGGGCGAACCTCTGTCGACCGCCGGTGGCGGAAATTCCGACAGAGGTGAGGTCAGCCGAAGCAAGCGAGCTCCGCGGGGCGGAGTCGCGCCGACTGAGGCTGCGGATACTCCCGAAGATGAAAAGAACAAGGAAGAAGGCTTCAACACCCTGGTGGTCACCGGTCCGAACACCGGCGGCAAAACCGTTACGCTGAAAACCGTTGGCCTGTTCACCCTGATGGCCCAGGCCGGGCTGCAGGTGCCGGCGGACCCGGGCACCGAGCTGGCGGTATTCGAGCAGGTGTTCGCGGACATCGGCGATGAGCAGAGCATCGAGCAGAGCCTGTCCACCTTCTCCGGCCACATGACGAACATCGTGAAGATCATGCGCGAGGTGACCCCGCGGGACCTGGTGCTGTTTGATGAGCTGGGCGCCGGAACGGACCCGACCGAGGGCGCGGCGCTGGCGCAGAGCATCCTGACCCGGCTGCTGCACATCGGGGTGCGCACCATCGCGACCACGCACTACAGCGAGCTGAAGGTGTTCGCGCTGACCACCAAGGGCGTGGAGAACGCCTCCGTGGAATTCGACGTGGAAACCCTGCGGCCGACGTACCGGCTGTCCATCGGCGTACCGGGCAAGAGCAACGCCTTTGAGATCAGCCGCCGGCTGGGACTGCCGGAAAACCTGATCGACGCGGCGAAGAAGCTGCTCAGCGGCGACGCGGTACGTTTTGAGGACGTGATCGCCAACGCGGAATACCACCGGCAGATCGCGGAGCGCGAGCGCCAGATTGCCCAGGAGGCCGGAAAGGAAACGATCCGCTTGCGGGATGAGGCCGAGGCGCTGCGCCGTGAGATGGAGGCGAAGCGCACGGAAACCCTGCGCAAGACCCGCGAGGAAGCGAAGCGGATCCTGGAGCAAGCCCGCCGCGAGAGCGACAGCATTATCTCCGAACTGAAGAAGATGAAGAAGAACGCCGCGGAGGGCGGCCTGTCCGCCGCGGAGCTGCAGCGGAAGCTGGACCGCGGCATCGACGACCTGTCCGAGGGCATCCGCCCGGCGGACGACGACG
It encodes the following:
- a CDS encoding cell division protein ZapA: MEKRKYTVTVAGKPYTLVSSDGPEYVRRIAEYVDRQLRETAAVTNLPSGQTAVLACFNLAEELMKAQDENRALRRQMEKQQEK
- a CDS encoding U32 family peptidase, with the protein product MENLAPAGSRAALERAAAAGADAVYLGYAAFSARAGAGNFDREALTDAVRYAHARHIRVHVTLNTLVKDGELAEVAEVIRLLREVKADAVLVQDMGILRMIRRMCPDLTVHASTQMAIHNRTGVEWCARQGIRRAVLARECSLAEIRKCAEAGIEIEVFGHGAQCVAVSGLCLMSAMAGERSGNRGRCAQPCRGEYVYRGKRGAWLSPRDVCLRDDLEKLEAAGAVSLKIEGRLKRPEYAAVVAGSYRRGLDSLAAGNFRPAGSAEREGLLQIYNRGGFMRGYAFGCEDAGVIDPSSPRHSGVEIGVVEQADKRFARIRLTKDLHDGDQLAVRRETTGPDMIYSGKDTPAGGTASLRLREDVSARAGDRVVRLTDAVQMREAAGIPERRFTADLFLRAVPGEPLSLTATDGEVFVTVSGEPVQAARTRAAEAAELERSLRKTGETMFDPGRIEIETEGAFVPVSEINRVRREALAALEEKRAEAFAPDTGAAGEIPAVNLPGREIPPMVTVRTDAQAEAAAARGFRVIRYPEDWRREALEALLDGMAPGEWLRLPDVCEQNTLEMIHAVVEQYRGKLGGVVLGTVGQLGMDWPVPYGAGSGIPVMNRQAAALLLEEGCEFVTASPELTGKELAVLCAGNAPIAVNVYGRTQLMLLHHCPARTYLGLDRGHRDCRMCDTRSADALAGTSLEDRLGHSFPLLRLLLPEGCLVRLLNMLPAENTDRREVHFRCAELTDETPEEAGRVLDAFAEYRKTGMKSTAGHWARPVE
- a CDS encoding endonuclease MutS2 — encoded protein: MIAERTMRVLEFTRIREILAEGALTESGAELCRALVPYDELPQAENALAETEEAAVVLQYVGGHPMAPFPDIRPALSVCAKGGTLSAGMLLSVAETLRASRTARDALVTDRENTPILKQKAEGLFIARNLEKDITDAILSEDEIADRASSELMNIRRHLRGAQDRIKDKLNQMIRSAAMQKYLQDPIITMRGDRYVLPVKAEYRANVPGLVHDQSSSGATVFVEPMAAVEMGNELKQWELKEQQEIARILAALSAQVAPYADSLAETVSLLSELDFIFAKGLLSRRWMCVSPKMNSRGYLHIVRGRHPLIDPEKVVPETLWLGEPLSTAGGGNSDRGEVSRSKRAPRGGVAPTEAADTPEDEKNKEEGFNTLVVTGPNTGGKTVTLKTVGLFTLMAQAGLQVPADPGTELAVFEQVFADIGDEQSIEQSLSTFSGHMTNIVKIMREVTPRDLVLFDELGAGTDPTEGAALAQSILTRLLHIGVRTIATTHYSELKVFALTTKGVENASVEFDVETLRPTYRLSIGVPGKSNAFEISRRLGLPENLIDAAKKLLSGDAVRFEDVIANAEYHRQIAERERQIAQEAGKETIRLRDEAEALRREMEAKRTETLRKTREEAKRILEQARRESDSIISELKKMKKNAAEGGLSAAELQRKLDRGIDDLSEGIRPADDDGNEAPKTVKAGDRVRILTLGAEGVVLAPPDEKGEVSLQAGAMKFKAPLSQLRMAQEAPKKERTTVKAKTGMMTRTVSSECDVRGMSLEEALTAVGLYLDEAVLAGLNEVYVIHGKGTGVLRAGIQQDLRKNRHVKSFRRGMYGEGEDGVTVVTLK